From Neomonachus schauinslandi chromosome 12, ASM220157v2, whole genome shotgun sequence, the proteins below share one genomic window:
- the CBLL1 gene encoding E3 ubiquitin-protein ligase Hakai isoform X1, translating to MDHTDNELQGTNSSGSLGGLDVRRRIPIKLISKQGNKAKTAPRTPRTINRMPAKAPPGDEEGFDYNEEERYDCKGGELFGNQRRFPGHLFWDFQINILGEKDDTPVHFCDKCGLPIKIYGRMIPCKHVFCYDCAILHEKKGDKMCPGCSDPVQRIEQCTRGSLFMCSIVQGCKRTYLSQRDLQAHINHRHMRAGKPVARASLENVHPPIAPPPAEIPDRFIMPPDKHHMSHIPPKQHIMMPPPPLQHVPHEHYNQPHEDIRAPPAELSMAPPPPRSVSQETFRISTRKHSNLITVPIQDDSNSGAREPPPPAPAPAHHHPEYQGQPVVSHPHHIMPPQQHYAPPPPPPPPISHPMPHPPQAAGTPHLVYSQAPPPPMTSAPPPITPPPGHIIAQMPPYMNHPPPGPPPPQHGGPPVTAPPPHHYNPNSLPQFTEDQGTLSPPFTQPGGMSPGIWPAPRGPPPPPRMQGPPSQTPLPGPHHPDQTRYRPYYQ from the exons ATAATGAGTTACAAGGCACTAATAGTTCTGGATCATTGGGTGGTCTTGATGTTCGAAGACGAATTCCTATAAAGCTCATCTCCAAACAAGGGAACAAAGCCAAAACTGCACCTCGAACTCCAAGGACTATAAACAGGATGCCTGCAAAGGCTCCACCTGGTGATGAAG aAGGATTTGATTATAATGAAGAAGAACGGTATGACTGTAAAGGGGGCGAACTTTTTGGAAATCAGCGAAGATTTCCTGGACACCTTTTTTGGGACTTCCAg ATAAACATCTTAGGTGAAAAGGATGATACCCCAGTACATTTCTGTGACAAATGTGGATTGCCTATTAAAATCTATGGGCGAATG ATTCCATGCAAGCATGTTTTTTGCTATGACTGTGctattttacatgaaaaaaaaggagataagatGTGTCCAGG CTGTAGTGATCCTGTGCAGCGAATTGAGCAGTGTACACGAGGTTCTCTCTTCATGTGTAGCATTGTTCAAGGGTGCAAGAGAACATACTTGTCTCAGAGAGACTTACAGGCTCATATCAACCACCGCCATATGAGAGCTGGAAAACCTGTTGCCCGCGCTTCACTTGAAAACGTCCATCCGCCTATTGCCCCACCACCAGCCGAAATCCCCGATCGCTTTATAATGCCGCCGGACAAGCACCATATGAGCCACATTCCACCAAAGCAGCACATCATGATGCCACCACCTCCTTTGCAACACGTGCCACACGAGCACTATAATCAGCCCCACGAGGACATCCGCGCGCCTCCTGCAGAGTTGTCCATGGCTCCACCTCCACCTCGTTCGGTCAGTCAGGAAACCTTTCGTATTTCAACAAGAAAACACAGCAATTTAATAACCGTCCCTATTCAGGATGACTCAAATTCAGGTGCTAGAGAACCACCACCTCCTGCCCCAGCACCTGCTCACCACCATCCTGAATATCAGGGTCAACCAGTGGTTTCGCACCCTCATCATATTATGCCTCCACAGCAACATTatgcaccacccccacctcctccaccaccaATAAGCCATCCAATGCCACATCCTCCCCAGGCCGCAGGTACTCCTCACTTGGTTTATAGCCAAGCTCCACCTCCACCAATGACCTCTGCTCCACCACCAATCACCCCTCCCCCTGGACATATTATTGCCCAGATGCCACCTTATATGAATCATCCTCCTCCAGGACCTCCCCCACCTCAACATGGTGGTCCACCTGTAACTGCACCCCCTCCTCACCATTACAATCCTAACTCTTTACCCCAGTTCACTGAAGATCAAGGAACTCTGAGCCCTCCATTTACACAACCAGGGGGAATGAGTCCTGGTATATGGCCTGCACCAAGAgggccacctcctcctccacGAATGCAGGGCCCGCCTTCTCAAACCCCACTTCCTGGACCACATCATCCAGATCAGACAAGATATAGACCGTATTACCAATGA
- the CBLL1 gene encoding E3 ubiquitin-protein ligase Hakai isoform X2 has product MDHTDNELQGTNSSGSLGGLDVRRRIPIKLISKQGNKAKTAPRTPRTINRMPAKAPPGDEGFDYNEEERYDCKGGELFGNQRRFPGHLFWDFQINILGEKDDTPVHFCDKCGLPIKIYGRMIPCKHVFCYDCAILHEKKGDKMCPGCSDPVQRIEQCTRGSLFMCSIVQGCKRTYLSQRDLQAHINHRHMRAGKPVARASLENVHPPIAPPPAEIPDRFIMPPDKHHMSHIPPKQHIMMPPPPLQHVPHEHYNQPHEDIRAPPAELSMAPPPPRSVSQETFRISTRKHSNLITVPIQDDSNSGAREPPPPAPAPAHHHPEYQGQPVVSHPHHIMPPQQHYAPPPPPPPPISHPMPHPPQAAGTPHLVYSQAPPPPMTSAPPPITPPPGHIIAQMPPYMNHPPPGPPPPQHGGPPVTAPPPHHYNPNSLPQFTEDQGTLSPPFTQPGGMSPGIWPAPRGPPPPPRMQGPPSQTPLPGPHHPDQTRYRPYYQ; this is encoded by the exons ATAATGAGTTACAAGGCACTAATAGTTCTGGATCATTGGGTGGTCTTGATGTTCGAAGACGAATTCCTATAAAGCTCATCTCCAAACAAGGGAACAAAGCCAAAACTGCACCTCGAACTCCAAGGACTATAAACAGGATGCCTGCAAAGGCTCCACCTGGTGATGAAG GATTTGATTATAATGAAGAAGAACGGTATGACTGTAAAGGGGGCGAACTTTTTGGAAATCAGCGAAGATTTCCTGGACACCTTTTTTGGGACTTCCAg ATAAACATCTTAGGTGAAAAGGATGATACCCCAGTACATTTCTGTGACAAATGTGGATTGCCTATTAAAATCTATGGGCGAATG ATTCCATGCAAGCATGTTTTTTGCTATGACTGTGctattttacatgaaaaaaaaggagataagatGTGTCCAGG CTGTAGTGATCCTGTGCAGCGAATTGAGCAGTGTACACGAGGTTCTCTCTTCATGTGTAGCATTGTTCAAGGGTGCAAGAGAACATACTTGTCTCAGAGAGACTTACAGGCTCATATCAACCACCGCCATATGAGAGCTGGAAAACCTGTTGCCCGCGCTTCACTTGAAAACGTCCATCCGCCTATTGCCCCACCACCAGCCGAAATCCCCGATCGCTTTATAATGCCGCCGGACAAGCACCATATGAGCCACATTCCACCAAAGCAGCACATCATGATGCCACCACCTCCTTTGCAACACGTGCCACACGAGCACTATAATCAGCCCCACGAGGACATCCGCGCGCCTCCTGCAGAGTTGTCCATGGCTCCACCTCCACCTCGTTCGGTCAGTCAGGAAACCTTTCGTATTTCAACAAGAAAACACAGCAATTTAATAACCGTCCCTATTCAGGATGACTCAAATTCAGGTGCTAGAGAACCACCACCTCCTGCCCCAGCACCTGCTCACCACCATCCTGAATATCAGGGTCAACCAGTGGTTTCGCACCCTCATCATATTATGCCTCCACAGCAACATTatgcaccacccccacctcctccaccaccaATAAGCCATCCAATGCCACATCCTCCCCAGGCCGCAGGTACTCCTCACTTGGTTTATAGCCAAGCTCCACCTCCACCAATGACCTCTGCTCCACCACCAATCACCCCTCCCCCTGGACATATTATTGCCCAGATGCCACCTTATATGAATCATCCTCCTCCAGGACCTCCCCCACCTCAACATGGTGGTCCACCTGTAACTGCACCCCCTCCTCACCATTACAATCCTAACTCTTTACCCCAGTTCACTGAAGATCAAGGAACTCTGAGCCCTCCATTTACACAACCAGGGGGAATGAGTCCTGGTATATGGCCTGCACCAAGAgggccacctcctcctccacGAATGCAGGGCCCGCCTTCTCAAACCCCACTTCCTGGACCACATCATCCAGATCAGACAAGATATAGACCGTATTACCAATGA